A window of Firmicutes bacterium HGW-Firmicutes-1 contains these coding sequences:
- a CDS encoding integrase → MRDELIVRGYSGKTIQNYISSLVLFEKYTNKSLEKIQEEDIKEYILYLIKVKDVSHSNINQTINCLKLFCAFILERENIIFKIPRPKKEKKLPNILSIEEIIAIMKATKNEKHKTILYLIYSSGLRVSEVVNITLTDIDSDRMLIKVKQSKGRKDRYTLLSNKALIQLKKYYGLYKPKKWLFEGQEDDNQLTTRSVQRIFKCSCDHAGIHKDVSVHSLRHSFATHLLESGTDIRYIQELLGHSSLKTTEIYTHVTNRSIRKIVSPLDNIDV, encoded by the coding sequence ATGAGAGATGAATTAATAGTAAGAGGTTATAGTGGTAAAACAATTCAGAATTACATAAGTAGCCTTGTTTTATTTGAGAAATATACAAATAAATCATTAGAAAAAATTCAAGAAGAAGACATTAAAGAGTATATATTGTATTTAATAAAAGTAAAAGATGTATCACATAGTAATATTAACCAAACTATCAATTGTCTAAAGCTATTTTGTGCGTTTATTTTAGAAAGAGAAAATATCATATTTAAAATACCAAGGCCTAAGAAAGAGAAAAAACTACCTAATATACTTAGTATTGAGGAAATTATAGCTATAATGAAAGCTACAAAAAATGAAAAACATAAGACTATCTTATATCTTATATATTCTTCTGGACTTAGGGTTTCAGAAGTTGTTAATATTACATTAACAGATATTGATAGTGACAGAATGTTAATAAAAGTGAAGCAAAGTAAAGGACGTAAAGATAGGTATACATTGCTATCCAACAAAGCACTTATTCAGTTGAAAAAATATTATGGTTTATATAAACCAAAGAAATGGCTTTTTGAAGGACAGGAAGATGATAATCAATTAACGACGCGTTCCGTACAGAGGATATTTAAATGCTCTTGTGATCATGCAGGCATTCATAAAGATGTATCAGTTCATTCATTGCGGCATAGTTTTGCAACTCATTTGCTGGAGTCGGGGACAGATATTAGATACATTCAGGAATTGCTTGGACATAGTAGTTTAAAAACGACAGAAATATATACTCATGTAACAAATAGAAGTATAAGAAAAATAGTAAGTCCATTGGATAATATTGATGTGTGA
- a CDS encoding sulfate adenylyltransferase, which translates to MSIDREKLKIVVVGHVDHGKSTVIGRLLYDTKSVTEGKIDRVKKVCKEKGKPFEYAYLLDAFEEEQKQGITIDTTQLQFFTKKRDYVIIDAPGHKEFLKNMISGAANAEAALLIIDAKEGVQEQSKRHGYILSLLGIQKVYVIVNKMDLIDYSEEKFNIIKQEMNGFLNSLHVYPLKYIPISAFYGENLTSRSDKMAWYNDEPILEAIDLIEKDKGLEDKPLRFPIQDVYKFDHRRIIAGRIESGTIHVGDEILISPSNKKTKVKSIEYFQDKDNKDFAEAGMSVGITVEDEFFNKRGEFISHFENKPIVDHVFKANLFWMGKNVLVKDKKYKLKISTQEVECEIIVINKVIDATNLIISEDAIEVKTNDVAEVTIKTKEDISFDEFKHNQNTGRFVLVEGYDVCGGGIISKLEKGIEAVSKFVGEDIEFKVQAFDEYFFVLEENIVKRSVRYKEVFRVGHVVPIVGESYEYPVSMNFIDLEQGVVAKIRKAILDTVIRIENYAFDEQEIFDANGFYVKVSTIEEFIKWQGDYEKVINHDMLEEDYANKWLDIEKYRKIRFKSTLEKTIDYMI; encoded by the coding sequence TGATAGAGTTAAAAAGGTATGTAAGGAAAAGGGTAAGCCCTTTGAATATGCTTATTTATTGGATGCCTTTGAAGAAGAACAAAAGCAAGGAATCACTATAGACACTACCCAATTGCAATTCTTTACAAAGAAAAGAGATTATGTCATTATTGATGCACCTGGACACAAAGAATTCTTAAAGAATATGATTTCAGGTGCAGCAAATGCAGAAGCAGCCCTACTTATTATTGATGCTAAGGAAGGTGTACAAGAGCAATCTAAAAGACATGGTTATATTCTTTCATTACTTGGCATTCAAAAGGTATATGTGATTGTGAATAAAATGGATTTAATTGATTATTCAGAAGAAAAATTTAATATAATCAAGCAAGAAATGAATGGATTTTTAAATAGTCTACATGTTTATCCGCTAAAATACATTCCAATTTCAGCGTTTTATGGAGAAAACTTAACTTCAAGATCAGATAAAATGGCTTGGTACAATGACGAGCCAATTTTAGAGGCAATTGATTTAATTGAAAAAGATAAGGGGCTCGAAGATAAGCCACTAAGATTCCCTATACAAGACGTTTATAAATTTGATCACAGAAGAATAATTGCAGGAAGAATAGAATCTGGTACGATTCATGTTGGAGATGAAATTCTAATTTCTCCGAGCAATAAGAAAACAAAGGTCAAAAGCATCGAGTATTTTCAAGATAAGGATAATAAGGATTTCGCAGAAGCTGGTATGTCTGTCGGTATCACAGTTGAAGATGAATTTTTCAATAAGAGAGGAGAATTTATTTCTCATTTTGAAAACAAACCAATCGTAGATCATGTTTTTAAAGCAAATTTATTTTGGATGGGTAAAAATGTACTAGTCAAAGATAAAAAGTATAAGTTGAAAATATCAACACAAGAAGTTGAATGTGAAATTATTGTGATCAACAAAGTAATTGATGCTACCAACTTAATCATTAGTGAAGATGCTATAGAGGTAAAAACGAACGATGTTGCAGAAGTAACTATTAAAACGAAGGAAGATATCAGCTTCGATGAGTTTAAGCATAACCAAAATACTGGTCGTTTTGTTCTTGTTGAAGGGTATGATGTATGTGGGGGTGGAATCATCTCCAAGCTTGAAAAAGGAATTGAAGCAGTTAGTAAATTTGTGGGTGAAGATATTGAATTTAAAGTGCAAGCTTTTGATGAATACTTCTTTGTATTAGAGGAAAATATAGTGAAAAGAAGTGTTAGGTATAAGGAAGTGTTTCGTGTTGGTCATGTAGTTCCGATTGTCGGTGAAAGTTATGAATACCCAGTATCAATGAATTTTATTGACTTAGAGCAAGGTGTAGTTGCAAAAATAAGGAAGGCTATATTGGATACAGTTATTAGAATAGAGAATTATGCATTTGATGAACAAGAAATATTTGATGCAAATGGATTTTATGTTAAAGTTTCAACGATAGAGGAATTCATAAAATGGCAAGGAGATTATGAAAAGGTTATTAATCATGATATGCTTGAGGAAGATTATGCGAATAAATGGTTGGATATTGAGAAGTATAGAAAGATTAGATTTAAGAGTACCTTGGAAAAAACGATTGATTATATGATATAG